The Paralichthys olivaceus isolate ysfri-2021 chromosome 2, ASM2471397v2, whole genome shotgun sequence genomic interval GgtttctgattttctttgttttatattttgagaAGAAGAATCCTCTTCAGTTTGAAGGTGAAAGGTTTCCTGCTTTAAGAACTACAGAACCAAActggcttgtttgtttgttttcaagcaagattacacagaaaTGACAGATTACCTTGAAACCTGGTGAGATCATGGAGCATGGATCAGGAAAGAGTTTATTAAATATTGGAGtgattttcattgatttcccagataataatttattgttgtttatgaAAAATATCTGGCATATTTTGGGGACTgttatttatgagtgtgtgaaatttaatGCAGATCCAAAAATTAAATCCTGATCCAGAGAGATTAAATGTGATGTCATAAGGGGTAAATTGGGCGTTGGTGGAGGTTAAATTAAACCTGTACATTCACATTCAAGGTATGAATGGTAAATTTAGAGTCCAGCAAGAAGATATAGGTCTGTATAGGTTAGAAAATGAATTGACCCACTcattaaatatttcagaaaatcaAATAATGTGCATATGAAACATAGGACCAAACCTACCAACTTCAAACAAATTACTTTcaaagaaaaaatgtcaaaaaagaagAGGTACAGGGTCAAAGTCAAGTCAAAACTTTTTCAAATCTTATTCAATGTGGTTGTCGGTGCTGTGAAAAGTGGTGAAGCCCTGATCTCAGCCACCTTGTCCTGGTTTGTCTTCTCATGTCCAGCGATCTGTCTCTTCAAGTCCTCGATGTCACTCTCCAGAGAGCGGATCAAACCCAGCAGCCGCTGCCGCTCCTGCTTCATCTTGTTAACGTCTGTGCCCCTGTCGTCAATCTGCTTCTGAAGACTGTGGAACTGAACGAGAggcaaacacacagcaacagatGACTTCAGATTATGTTCTATGTGCAAAACCCTGATGAACAAAAAACGCTTTGTCACCTTTTGAGCCATGATGCCAGTTTCTCCCTTCAGATTTGTGTTGGTCTCTTTTTCTGTGTGCAGCTTCTTCTCATACTTGATTTGGATGTCGTggatcttcctctcctcctcctcctctacctgcTTTATGATCTTTTTAAACTCACGGATCTGctgctctgcttcctcctgataCTGCAGACACATAAAAGCACGACAAGATCAAAGAGCCCTTAACAAGATCTGACTCCACCAAAGCTCTcccacttcctccttctcctcctgaccTGAGCCAGGTGCTGagtcttctcctgcagctgggCCTCGTATGACTGtgtcagctcctccacagcttgGATTTTATTCTCCTCTGCGGACTTCAGCTGCATTTCGAAGTCCTCCTGCATTCTCTGATACTGATGCTGAAGATCCTGGTACCTCTCATGCTCCACGATCAGCTTCTGGCTGTAGGATGTCTCTGTgtatcacagacagacagaatgaacCTTGTGGAAGGAAGGATAAGCTGTGTCTGGATAGTGCTGACACTGATTCTTACCCAAATCCTCTAGTTGTCTGGAATgtttcactgtgacctctgcAGAACTCTCCTGGTGCTCACGCTCCTGCCTTCCCATCTCTGTCTTCATGGCCTGTGTAGAATGAAGAGACAATAAACGCCTGAAGTCATTCTACAAGCAAAGGTGCTGATTCAATAGAGCCATCTAAAGAAGTCATAAATACAAGGAAGGGTTGGTTCGTGACATGTTGACTTTGAAATAGACGGATTGATTTTACACAGACTGTGTTACATATATAATAGAGCTGTGTTCAGCAGACCTGTTGTGCGGTTTGCAGAGATTCTATTTGCTGCACAAACTTGTCAGAAATGTCCTTCATCTTCTCGTTGTAGTTCATGTCCTTCAGGCGGAGCTGGTACTCGTTCTccatctgcagctcctccagacgcatcttcagctccagcatgTTCTGCGTCTGCATCACAGAAGTGGACGATTGGGTCATTGTCACTGTGCAGTATAATCACATTAACATATGAATATTATCTGTTTCTCAGTCACATATGGAGCTGTTATCCTGTACAATGCAGTATatattcacaaaacacacaaacacacacacacacaagataataataataataattttagaATGTGTAAACCAGCACATTATCCTACTGACAAATAACAATCATTTGGATGCTGACACTTTCAGGGACTGTAGCTAGTATTGGCAAGTATTGGAGAATGTATTCCTACACAGACCTTTTCCTCCAGGTCTGACTTGGTGACAAGAATCTCTTCGGTGTGGACGATCTGCCTGTTGCTCTTCAGTCCTCGGCCCTCCTTATCAATGATCTTCCACATGGACAGACAGCCGTCTTCAGACGCTGTCAGCAGGAACTGATCATCGTAGGTGATCACCATCTGAGGAGTGGACTCTCCTTCTTAGTTATGTTGTGCTTGACATGACGGAGACATTGACATTTCTGGTCGCTCAAAACATCCCAGTGTTCCAATCAGGTTTAGTGGTGATGGATTTCGTCAGTTTAGAGTGTGTACACCACACAGTGTAACATCAGCATTTAGACCCACCTTGGTAACTGGGCCACAGTGAGCCTGGTACATGATCCAGTCCTTCTGGATGGGTAATGGGTATTTAATGGCCCTGATTGTTCCGCTGGCGGTCCCGGTGAAGACCACCCGACCAGAGTGAGACACTGCGACGGCCGTGTGAGCTACCTCATCAGCAGGAATCTCCCTCAGCACCTGTGGAGCCAAGAGATTATCATCCTGCACATGTATAATAAAGACGTTACTGTCAGATAACCGACCATTgagtaatgaaataaatatcttGTTCATGACAGAACAACATTTAAGCAACTTTCAGGTTAATGTTTAGGTGTCACAGGCCCACATCTTTGATAGTTGAGTTATTTCTCAGTGCTCTCATCTGATGCAACAGTCAAAGTTAAACAGTAATAGtgcaaattctgtttcattcaCTATAAAATCGTCACTGCTGATGGGATGAACAGAAacttttctaacttcactctgcaccataaaatgtttataaaaagctctgcacacaacatccagaacacaaacaataaaaagtgacagtatattgcagaactgtttgaggaggacccATGAACTCACGAAGTATCTCtggagctttaacacaggacgGCCTATTCCAAACAGGtgggtttagaacaggcactgcactagcaCAGTAAATATATGAACCATGTATTCAACCAACTGCACTATTCCACTCACTATCATTTATGGAAACTCAGCGTGAGACACATTGGTGTGCTGTTCCTACTTGACAATCTTGGATCTCCTTCAGCGTGAGGTCGGTTCCCACAGCCAGGAGGCTCTTACAGTCCGAGGAGAAGGCCACATCTGTGTAGCTGCAGGACTTGAGGACGCTCTCTGACTCACGCTTGCCAGTTTGTGTGTTCCACTCATACACCGCACCATCCATCCCACATGACACCAGCCGGCCGTCGTCCAGGCTCCATTCGATGCCACggatctgacaaaaaaaaaatcaaaagatgTCCAGTTGATGTCAAATATGACCATGAGTCCTCTGTGGAAAACATTCTCACGCCTGACTCACCTTCCCATTGTGACCCTTCAGATTGAGGATATTCTCAAAAGAGGTGTTGGAGTAGATGTGAATGACATTTCCATTGACAGCTGCAAACATGTGGCCACCGTGGCTGAAAGCACACTGtggagtggagggaggaggtgagagggagAGTCAGAGCTTCAGAGCACATTGTGTAGCTGAACCgctttacacacacaccccacctCTCTGCAGCTGCGCACAGTGAACTCCTTGAAGGTGCGGATGTCATCGATAACCAGGTTCATGAGCCTGAGTTTGTCTGAAAAGCCCACCAGGATGAAGAGGCCAGTGGGGTGCAGAGCCACGCTGTACGCCTCCTCCTGGAACTCCTTGTACAGCTCCAACACTCTATAGACAATTCACAGACAGCAGCCATGAAGCATGTCTTAACTCTGTCATACCGAGGGGCTGAGTCTGCtgtcacatttatttcaattagTTCTTTAAGTGAATATTTACCTAACCATAACTTCTGAATGTCAGGAGACAGTTGAATTTAGCAAAAACTGAAATTACTTGTCCGCTGCTTTTCAGGATGTCCTGACAATATCTGATGGAATTATAAGTACATGTATTTAATAACTACATTTCATTGACCAGTATCACTTTGAATAAAGGCattgaattgtatttatttagaagGGCCTTATCAAGTCTTGGATTTAATTTTGTGAAAGCTGAACAAACCATGATAAATATCACTGAACACAAGACTTTATGGGACATCCTGTTTTTATATAATCAGTGTTGGATTGTTGGGCCTCATCCACACAGTAATGTAAAATACAGTGACCCACAATGGAGAAATTGGATAAAAATttgacacagacacaataaCAAAGTACTTGGGTGTGATTTGTCTCTTTACTTTGTCTCGTAGTTCCAGATGCGGACAGAGCGGTCCAGAGAGCTGGTGGCTGCGAGGGGCTTCCGCAGGCAGACGGATAAACCAGTGATGGACTTTGAGTGGAAGGACTGAGACAGGAACTCAAAATGTGCCTGGTCTTCCTAAAAGGACAGATTTAAAGAGTTGACAGTAGAAGAAATTGAAAGGGATGAAGAAACACAATGATATTAGGAAACAAGTCAGTTTACTAAAAGCAAAAGTTTTAAAACTACAGGAAGTGTAAAAAACAACTACAACTTTAATAAGTGAATTTTCTTTATGGTGATTGGCTGATAATGTGGTTAGAGGAGGTAAGAGTTGGTCATCATGATTGTGTAAGGGCTGCTGGGAGTAAAATGGCACTGCCCCCACAGCGTGGGTGTAATTTTTCAGGTACGGTTAGAAGATCAGATATGTTCCAGGAAGGCAACCCTACGTTTTCTGCTACGTTAGCACTCCTGCTGTTCCAATTCACTCACTTTAGATGACTGTGGCTCAGAGAGCGGGtagtccactaaccagaggggtcagtggtttgatccctgctCCTCGAGTCTGCATTCATAAATGTCTTTGGGTGAGAAACAGAACTCCATGACTAGAGAAGCACCACAGAGAGCTATGGTGAAGCTCCATGTAAAGAGTGtccatttaacatttttatcaaTGCAGCACATGAGTGGTGATGCAGGAGGAGGGGACAGTGCTACCTTGTTGATGTCCACAGAGGACAGACCGACGCTGTAAAGCTGTCCTTGGTCCGTGCTGATGGCCAGGGTCTCCTCTGCTGGGCTGATGCACATGGTGTCAATCTCCTGATAGTCAGCTTGGGTCATCTCGTTGCTATGTGGGTCTGGGGGAATCTGACAGagaagcatacacacacactatcacttAGAGACATACACAAAACCTGCAGTGTCACTGTGCCCTCTGAGAATTCATCTTTACCTTTATCACCCTGCTCTTCCTGTAactgtcctcctctgtcttttcaaaaagacaaacagtgcCTGGACCCATGGAGCACACAAAGCCCTTGGAATAGGACAGGATGGCTGTGATGCGAGAAACAGTCGAGGCTTCATCTACGTCAGTATCTCTGATCATCCTCGTCCCCACTTGCCTGcacaatttgaataaaatgtatcaGAGGCAGCTTCTATATTTCCCATAACAGCTGGTCTGcaaaatttctttttttctggtgCTCCAACCTCACAATTTGCTGGGGACTATATATGTAATGGGTATGGttttgaacccaaatgcagcacaacaagcatggacagttggtaacagtctttattctcaGCTCTTAGCAGATCAGGCGGCAGGCAATACAGTCCGGAGATaactgctggaaagtcttgcatgaaggcgtagaacaatctgacactgactgagagtggagctgctgaatatatactgggctgatcgcaggtgatgaggagcagctgtgatggattgtgagagggtgtggcttgatgaagatgatgatgaagcagaggcggagtccatggaaaagtactaagaggtggaaggatgggagactgactgtgaagtgggaggatgggtgactgactgtgacaatATACAGCAGTGTATTAATACTCATTTGGTGCTCTGGTAAGTAGTTGCAGCAGCAGGATGGTGTTAGTGGGACTGAGTCAAGATTAACTACATGTGTGATCATGGAAATGAAGACATGACATTGCAGCCAGTGCAACACAGAtgctcactgtgtt includes:
- the cfap57 gene encoding cilia- and flagella-associated protein 57; translation: MSAVVAQSHFILGLRTGVRNNVCFFDEQTVVFPCGNNCVCYNTVHRHQRFIPGSEKSQGMRALAISPNRRYLAVSECGEKATITVFDLQHEQGRKRKVLTAGEGPVQEFVCMAFSPDSKYLIGQTCGPDWMLIFWLWEKQKVLASVKTSISNNPITQVSFNPYNNMQLCVSGTGVFKLFRYSEGALKQSSFPKVETINFLCHTWMTAERVIAGTDTGRLLVFESGDLRREINTSPKGVQEQPDRQVGTRMIRDTDVDEASTVSRITAILSYSKGFVCSMGPGTVCLFEKTEEDSYRKSRVIKIPPDPHSNEMTQADYQEIDTMCISPAEETLAISTDQGQLYSVGLSSVDINKEDQAHFEFLSQSFHSKSITGLSVCLRKPLAATSSLDRSVRIWNYETKVLELYKEFQEEAYSVALHPTGLFILVGFSDKLRLMNLVIDDIRTFKEFTVRSCRECAFSHGGHMFAAVNGNVIHIYSNTSFENILNLKGHNGKIRGIEWSLDDGRLVSCGMDGAVYEWNTQTGKRESESVLKSCSYTDVAFSSDCKSLLAVGTDLTLKEIQDCQVLREIPADEVAHTAVAVSHSGRVVFTGTASGTIRAIKYPLPIQKDWIMYQAHCGPVTKMVITYDDQFLLTASEDGCLSMWKIIDKEGRGLKSNRQIVHTEEILVTKSDLEEKTQNMLELKMRLEELQMENEYQLRLKDMNYNEKMKDISDKFVQQIESLQTAQQAMKTEMGRQEREHQESSAEVTVKHSRQLEDLETSYSQKLIVEHERYQDLQHQYQRMQEDFEMQLKSAEENKIQAVEELTQSYEAQLQEKTQHLAQYQEEAEQQIREFKKIIKQVEEEEERKIHDIQIKYEKKLHTEKETNTNLKGETGIMAQKFHSLQKQIDDRGTDVNKMKQERQRLLGLIRSLESDIEDLKRQIAGHEKTNQDKDKTISGLKKKNQELEKLRFVLDFQLSELKKQTEPQQDEINEKKERIRQLQEELVQTDSSNTQLKLTVSDLRLKLRTRDKEMHKEMQNVKDLEIHLQRLKSDLHDCVGFIQEPRKLKESVQMIYARYVTEGVEKSGVDQDVQRVFCRQLDHLERTINSLKMRLTKSAEEKEKILKGNISLITEINELRKELSLMRTEVKNYKAQLTLYKRSHPNPGEGPKHEDIS